From Elusimicrobiota bacterium:
CTGCGTTAGATTGTCTTATTTCATTGAAAATATTAACTTCCTGTTGCGGTTTGAAAAAACCGTCATGAAAACCTGCAATGTTTATTCCGGGGAACCTTGTTTTAAGTTTTTCTACAGTAATTTTTACTATTTCCGGCTTACTTCCTAAAAGAAAAATTTTCCAGCTGTGAAGCGCAGCCATTTCACAGATTTTTAACATCAGGTCAATGCCTGGTTTCCTTCTTGGTTTTTGGTATTGTTTTCCGGAAAGCAGATAGATTAATGCTGCAATACCGATAGAGTCAGGAAGCACAAGCCCCGCGTTAACAATTGAATTTTCAAGTTCCTGGTCCCGGCAGGAAAAATTGTACATCAAAGAATTGAATGTAACTATTTGGGTGGGTTTTTTGTTTTGTATAAAGGAGTCAATTCGGGATAGAATGCTTTCCCAGGAGAGCAGATCAACAGGAATTTTCCCGATGTAAATTCTATCTGCAGTTTTGTGCATTAATTAGCGGTTTCTTCGGGTTCTCTTTCCGCGATCAATCCGGGTATTTCCTGTTTGTGAAGCCGGATAGAAATAATTTTCGATATGCCGAATTCTTCCATGGTTACGCCATAAAGTATATCCGCTGCTTCCATGGTGCGTTTATTATGGGTAATCATAAGGAACTGAGAATTGGCAGAAAATACTTTGATTATATTAATGAATCTCGTAACGTTTGATTCATCAAGAGGCGCATCAACCTCGTCCAGAATACAGATCGGCGAAGGCCTGACCATAAAGAATGCAAACAGGAGAGCTATTGCCGTAAGGGCTTTTTCTCCGCCTGAAAGCAGGCTGATGCTTTGAAGTTTCTTGCCCTGGGGCTGGGCTACAATGTCTATGCCGGATTCCAGCAGGTTGTTTTCATCCGTAAGAATGAGGTCTGATTCCCCTCCCTCAAATAACTGGCTGAAAAGCTTCTTGAAGTTTTCCCTTACTTTATCAAAAGTTTCATGGAAACTTGCCTGAATCGAAGAATTTAGTTTTGTTATAGCCTGGCGCAGGTCTTCCTCGGCTTTTATCAAATCCTGCTGTTGCTCAAAAAGGAAGTTATAACGTTTTTCCAGGTCAGTATATTGTTCCTGCGCGGTCAGGTTCACAGGCCCGATGGACTCAATCCTGCGCCTTAAACGGATAATTTCATCAGGGTCAACGGCAATGTTGATATAACTGTCTTTCACATCTGCGTATTCCAGCCCCGCTTCTCTTAATTTGGTTTCAAAATTATTCTTTTCTATTTCTTTTGTTTTCTGGATTATCTGTAAATCGTGTATTTTTTCTGAAAGTTTGGTGATTTCATTTCTCAAATGGTTAAGCTGGTTTTGTTTCTGCTCCAATATTTTGTAAACATTATTTTGCTGAAGTTTAAGTTCAGAAACTTTTTTATCGAATTCAGCCCTGGATTCGTAAAGTTTGTCAATATTTTTTGATTCTGCAGCGAATACAGTTTCCTGTTCGATGATTCTTTCCGAAAGGGATTGAATTTCATTGGTAGACTGCAAATATTGATCCTGCTGAAGCTTCAGGTTTGAATTAAGCGTTTCATATTCGCGTTTGTAGGATTTGAGCCTTTCTTCAAAAGTTGAAAGGCTTTTTGCTGATTCTGTGAATTCGCTGCCTGCGCCAGCTTCCTTGTCCTTTAACTCATTGACAGACAGTTCCAATTGGGTCATTTCAGTCTGGGCAGTAATTGTATTTTTTTCGATTTGAGCAAGTTCGTTTTTAAGCAAGGGTGAGTTTTCTTCTAATTTAAGTTCCTCTTCGCTAAGGTGCTTGATTTCTGACTGTATTGTTTCTTCCTCTATCTTGGAGAGGTCAAACTGTCCCGATTTATTTGATAATTCTTTTTCAAAAACAGCCTGATTAAAGGCTAATTGCTGAAGTTCGTCATATTTCTGCTTTTGCAGCTGGACTAATTCAGAAATCTCTTTTTCCTTTGATTGAAGAGTTTCGTTATTCGCGTTTTCCTGCGTTTTAAGGTTTGCGATTTGTTCTTCAATCTCCTTGCATTCTATTTCCGGGCTTACTTGTTTTGTTTCATATGCTCCGCCGTGCATTACAGTTTCCTGATAAACCGTGTTGCCTGAAAAATAAGTGTTATTAAAGACAAACCGTACAAGTTTTTCCCATTTAGGGTCATAGGTTACTGCGGAACTGATAGGTTTTTCTGTTCTTAGCTCGCCTAAAAAGTTTTTCCACGCGGAATGAGTTTCAGGAAGAGACTCGAGTATTATGAAAGTTGCGCGGCCTTTTTTGTTTTGTTCAAGATGTTCAATGACGGTTTTTGCATCCGTAAGCGTATCACATAAAAGGTAATTTAATTTATCCCCGAGCAGGTTGGAAACAAGCTCTTCATGCAGGTCATGGATGCTCAAAATGCTGTTTAGCGTTCCATGAATTCCCTGGAAATTACTGGACAGAATATAATGGACCGTGCTTAATTGCGGGTTTTTCTGCTGAAGTTCGCGCACTGCAACCATTTTTGAATTTAATTCATAATATTTCTGCTTGATTGCGTCTTTTTCCAGCTCAAGGATTTCAATTTCTTCTTTCAAGCCGGAGATTTTAGAGTTTAAACTTTCATGTTCCTGTTTTGCGGCTGAAAGAGTTTCATTCGACTGGTTTTGCTGCGCGCGCAGATTCCCAAGTTCTTTTTCGATTGAAAGTTTTTCATCAGAAACTTTTTTCAATTCCTGGTTCTGAACGGAAATATTTGTTTTTGTAGCTATAGCGTTATTGCTGATAGTTGCAATATCGTTGTTGATTTGTGTTTTCTTGTCGACCAGCTCAAAAACATAGCTGTTTAATTTGCTGATTTGCTGGGTGTTTTTTGTGATTTCAGATTTTATATTTTCATAATTGGATTTTTTCTCTTCGTAATAGCGAGTGTGTTCGTTAAAAGTTTCTTCGGCTTTCTGGAGCTCAGAATTAATGGTGTTTATCTGGTTTTCAAGTGATTTGCGCGTTGAATCAAAATTGCTGATATTATTAGTCAGGGTTTCTTGTCTTTCCTTGAATTCCTTGACCCTTACCTGCGAAATTTTAACGCGTTCTTCCAGCTGGGCTATTTCTGTATCTATCTGGCTAAGCAAGGAGTGATTATCTGCAAGGTCTTTTTCAATGGTTGTTTTTTCTACCTGTATATTTGATACGTCGGCTTCAAGCTGGTCTTTAAGTGTGTTTTTTTCAAGAGCATTGTTGTTAAGTTCTTCCAGTTGCGATGTAGCAGGAGCGAGCTCGCTTTCAAGCGCTGCTATCTTTTGGGTTGTATCAGCTGTTTCAAGGGTACGCAGTTCTTCCTGGTTTTTCTGGTAAAGTTTTGCTTTTCTTACGGCGCTTTCAAGGGAATTTATCTGTTCTTTTATTACGCCGATAATGTCATTAACGCGGTTCATGTCCTGGTGAACCCTGTCCAGTTTGCGCAAGGTTTCTTCGCGGCGCACTTTATACTTTGATACTCCGGCTGCTTCCTCAAAAATGGCCCTGCGTTCTTCGGGTTTGGCATTTGTAATCAGCTCAACCTTGCCCTGTTCAAAAATGGAGTAGCCTTCTCTGCCTACGCCGGTATCCAGGAACATGTCACGAATATCTTTCAAACGGCACTGCACTTTGTTGATATAATATTCGCTTTCACCGGACCTGAATAATCTTCTGGTTATCGTAACTTCAGTATAATCTATAGGGAGTATGTTGCTTGAATTATCAAAGGTAAGCGAAACTTCTGCCAGGTTAAGGGGCGCTCTTGTTTGTGAGCCGTTAAAAACTATTCCCATCATTTGAGGGGTACGAAGGGAGCTGGCGCTCTGTTCGCCAAGGCACCATCTGATGGCATCAACAACGTTCGATTTGCCGCAGCCATTGGGTCCGACAACTGCTGTTAATTGCTTGTCAAAGGTTAGGTGTGTTTTGTCAGCGAAAGATTTAAAACCGCATAATTCAACTGCTTTTAAATACATTTAATTGACCCCCCTGAAAAGGTTCTAACGATTCCATATACAACTATCTTTTGCTGTTAAGTATATAACATTTACCATTTGGATGTCAATACTTATATAAAAATAAATATTTTAACGTTTTGTGGGTAACTTTTGTGGATAGTGTGGATAACTAAAAAAGAAGCTCCCATTTGGAAGCTTCTTTTTTAGTGAAATTAAGTTGAGAGAAAAAG
This genomic window contains:
- a CDS encoding WecB/TagA/CpsF family glycosyltransferase; the protein is MHKTADRIYIGKIPVDLLSWESILSRIDSFIQNKKPTQIVTFNSLMYNFSCRDQELENSIVNAGLVLPDSIGIAALIYLLSGKQYQKPRRKPGIDLMLKICEMAALHSWKIFLLGSKPEIVKITVEKLKTRFPGINIAGFHDGFFKPQQEVNIFNEIRQSNAAIVFVGLDVPRQEKWIFENLRNINIPIIMGVGGSFDVISGKLKRAPGWMQALGLEWFYRFAQEPWRITRIKDLPVFALKALNLIFQKHL
- a CDS encoding AAA family ATPase produces the protein MYLKAVELCGFKSFADKTHLTFDKQLTAVVGPNGCGKSNVVDAIRWCLGEQSASSLRTPQMMGIVFNGSQTRAPLNLAEVSLTFDNSSNILPIDYTEVTITRRLFRSGESEYYINKVQCRLKDIRDMFLDTGVGREGYSIFEQGKVELITNAKPEERRAIFEEAAGVSKYKVRREETLRKLDRVHQDMNRVNDIIGVIKEQINSLESAVRKAKLYQKNQEELRTLETADTTQKIAALESELAPATSQLEELNNNALEKNTLKDQLEADVSNIQVEKTTIEKDLADNHSLLSQIDTEIAQLEERVKISQVRVKEFKERQETLTNNISNFDSTRKSLENQINTINSELQKAEETFNEHTRYYEEKKSNYENIKSEITKNTQQISKLNSYVFELVDKKTQINNDIATISNNAIATKTNISVQNQELKKVSDEKLSIEKELGNLRAQQNQSNETLSAAKQEHESLNSKISGLKEEIEILELEKDAIKQKYYELNSKMVAVRELQQKNPQLSTVHYILSSNFQGIHGTLNSILSIHDLHEELVSNLLGDKLNYLLCDTLTDAKTVIEHLEQNKKGRATFIILESLPETHSAWKNFLGELRTEKPISSAVTYDPKWEKLVRFVFNNTYFSGNTVYQETVMHGGAYETKQVSPEIECKEIEEQIANLKTQENANNETLQSKEKEISELVQLQKQKYDELQQLAFNQAVFEKELSNKSGQFDLSKIEEETIQSEIKHLSEEELKLEENSPLLKNELAQIEKNTITAQTEMTQLELSVNELKDKEAGAGSEFTESAKSLSTFEERLKSYKREYETLNSNLKLQQDQYLQSTNEIQSLSERIIEQETVFAAESKNIDKLYESRAEFDKKVSELKLQQNNVYKILEQKQNQLNHLRNEITKLSEKIHDLQIIQKTKEIEKNNFETKLREAGLEYADVKDSYINIAVDPDEIIRLRRRIESIGPVNLTAQEQYTDLEKRYNFLFEQQQDLIKAEEDLRQAITKLNSSIQASFHETFDKVRENFKKLFSQLFEGGESDLILTDENNLLESGIDIVAQPQGKKLQSISLLSGGEKALTAIALLFAFFMVRPSPICILDEVDAPLDESNVTRFINIIKVFSANSQFLMITHNKRTMEAADILYGVTMEEFGISKIISIRLHKQEIPGLIAEREPEETAN